The following are encoded together in the Pseudomonas maumuensis genome:
- a CDS encoding AraC family transcriptional regulator gives MSEAQHSAWRGRLSLADDHGLLLGTAGHTGVHAHYAHQVVLALEGQACLQVNGEEHRGDMLAIASLQPHAILAPGATCITLFAEPLAFSLETLLDVCRQAPRDISSLAQALRQAPRRPLDPRLARVLARIRAVDEQRLPATELAQAAALSVSQLERLFSGRLGLSVRRMVLWQRLRVALGEALSGASLTEAAMTAGFADSAHLSRSLRQQFGIRASEALRHLRSDVL, from the coding sequence ATGAGCGAAGCACAGCACAGCGCCTGGCGAGGTCGGCTCTCGCTGGCCGATGATCACGGCCTGCTGCTCGGCACGGCGGGCCACACCGGTGTCCATGCCCACTATGCCCACCAGGTAGTGCTCGCCCTCGAGGGCCAAGCCTGCCTGCAGGTCAATGGCGAAGAGCACCGCGGCGACATGCTGGCCATCGCCTCGTTGCAGCCCCACGCCATTCTCGCGCCCGGCGCCACCTGCATCACCCTGTTCGCCGAGCCCCTGGCGTTTTCCCTGGAGACCTTGCTCGACGTCTGCCGGCAAGCCCCCCGCGATATCTCAAGCCTCGCCCAGGCGTTGCGCCAGGCACCACGCCGCCCGTTGGATCCGCGCCTGGCGCGGGTCCTGGCACGGATTCGCGCGGTGGACGAGCAGCGCCTGCCGGCCACGGAGCTGGCACAGGCAGCGGCGCTGTCGGTCAGCCAGCTCGAGCGCCTGTTCAGTGGCCGCCTGGGCCTGTCAGTGCGGCGCATGGTGCTGTGGCAACGCCTGCGCGTGGCCCTGGGCGAGGCGCTGTCCGGTGCCAGCCTGACCGAGGCGGCCATGACCGCCGGCTTCGCCGACTCGGCGCACCTGAGCCGCAGCCTGCGCCAGCAATTCGGCATCCGTGCCAGCGAAGCCCTGCGCCATCTGCGCTCAGACGTGCTCTAG
- a CDS encoding transporter substrate-binding domain-containing protein, producing MIKGTLLCMLLAMLPALPAQGGMPSEHRHLLARALSAAPPLTLAATDRQWLDERKHLVLGSSRPDYPPFDINNSQSDYEGLSADYAGLIGEQLGVPVEVRRYASREQALNALRAGEVDLLGSSNAFEANDAQLALSLPYADDLPVIVSRKDQALRDGDDLAELRLAMVDHYLPLQAVQHLYPHAQLSLYRSTLAGVAAVALGQADAYLGDAISTDYAIAKGFQETVKVDHFVKTPASSFAFALTQNNQRLLQLVDLALGRIADSERLNILRRWAGGGTSLLLDRRLDALTQEERDWIAQHRQVSVMINTTLAPLSFTDAQQQTRGIALNLLERIGLRTGLRFEVVQSESFEDMVEQVAQGKADMIGAIGYGEHRAQRLRYTRPYMISPRVMVTRRDAAALDPKHPLKGLRVALLRGSPLREGLERQYGDLQTVEVENPLQLMEAVANRDADVALGSHINASYFINQVFKDRLRIAGLHGDEPALATFAVGPAQPQLQAILDKALLSIAPDELEQLVNQWRTNTAVSDSPWRNYRTLALQVLVLAALLLAGVVFWNTYLRKLIHQRSEAQRALQEQLALSRGLLEQLRQAKDDAERASRAKSTFLAVMSHEIRTPMNAVIGLLEMALEESHHGHSDSQALEAAHGSAIGLLDLIGDVLDISRIESGHMTLQPVACNLVELVRATLRVFEGSARLKGLALAALLPASPTWLLVDPLRFKQVLSNLLSNAIKFTDQGQVDVSLAIAPIDASLFRVTLQIKDSGVGISSIDQTRLFTTFSQVDGRQARQGAGLGLVISRELCELMGGELNLNSIEGLGTQVEVHLSLPGAAPPASETVDKALIDTVAGPLQILVVDDYPANLLLLDKQLRSLGHQVTLADQGEAALTLWLDGHFDVVITDCSMPVMDGHELARQIRIRERDDDLPVVRIIGVTANAQAEERQRCLDSGMDECLFKPIGLQALKACLPLAAETQRSSGFDLMQLRHLTQDDNRLVKRLLEQLAQSSAEDLQALHALGANPPAKALAPVVHRVKGGARMLKVRGVRHDCEALEQAIAQGQPIEQLLAQLRASLHTLELELRQSLSAIEGSN from the coding sequence ATGATCAAAGGCACCCTGCTGTGCATGCTGCTGGCCATGCTGCCGGCATTGCCCGCGCAGGGTGGAATGCCCAGCGAGCATCGCCACCTGCTGGCCCGCGCGCTGAGCGCGGCGCCACCCCTGACGCTGGCCGCGACCGACCGACAGTGGCTCGATGAACGCAAGCACCTGGTATTGGGCAGCTCGCGCCCCGACTATCCCCCCTTCGACATCAACAACAGCCAGTCCGACTACGAAGGCCTGAGCGCGGACTACGCCGGCCTGATCGGCGAGCAGTTGGGCGTGCCGGTCGAGGTGCGCCGCTATGCAAGCCGCGAGCAGGCCCTGAATGCGCTGCGCGCTGGCGAAGTCGACCTGCTGGGCAGCTCCAATGCCTTCGAGGCCAACGATGCACAACTGGCCCTCAGCCTGCCCTATGCCGACGACCTGCCGGTGATCGTCTCGCGCAAGGACCAGGCCTTGCGCGACGGTGACGACCTGGCAGAGCTGCGCCTGGCCATGGTCGATCACTACCTGCCCCTGCAGGCGGTGCAACACCTCTACCCGCATGCCCAACTGAGCCTTTATCGCTCGACTCTCGCCGGAGTCGCCGCAGTGGCCCTGGGGCAGGCCGATGCCTACCTGGGTGACGCCATCAGTACCGACTATGCGATCGCCAAAGGCTTTCAGGAAACTGTCAAGGTCGATCACTTCGTCAAGACCCCGGCCAGCAGCTTCGCCTTCGCCCTGACCCAGAACAACCAACGCCTGCTGCAGTTGGTCGACCTGGCCCTGGGGCGCATCGCCGACAGCGAGCGGTTGAACATCCTGCGGCGCTGGGCTGGCGGCGGCACCAGCCTGTTGCTCGATCGCCGCCTCGATGCCTTGACCCAGGAGGAACGCGACTGGATCGCGCAACACCGGCAGGTCAGCGTAATGATCAACACCACGCTGGCGCCGCTGAGCTTCACCGATGCCCAGCAGCAAACGCGAGGCATCGCCCTGAATCTGCTGGAGCGAATCGGGCTGCGCACCGGCTTGCGCTTCGAGGTGGTCCAGTCGGAGTCGTTCGAGGACATGGTCGAGCAGGTCGCCCAGGGCAAGGCCGACATGATCGGCGCCATCGGCTACGGCGAGCACCGCGCCCAACGCCTGCGTTACACCCGCCCCTACATGATCAGCCCGCGGGTAATGGTCACCCGCCGGGATGCGGCGGCCCTCGATCCGAAGCATCCGCTAAAAGGACTGCGCGTGGCGTTGCTGAGGGGATCGCCCCTGCGCGAAGGCCTTGAACGGCAATATGGCGACCTGCAGACCGTCGAGGTGGAAAACCCCCTGCAACTGATGGAAGCGGTGGCCAACCGTGATGCCGATGTCGCCCTCGGCTCGCACATCAACGCCAGCTACTTCATCAATCAGGTCTTCAAGGACCGTCTGCGCATCGCCGGCCTGCACGGTGACGAGCCGGCGCTGGCGACCTTCGCCGTGGGCCCCGCGCAGCCGCAACTGCAGGCGATCCTGGACAAGGCCCTACTGAGCATTGCCCCGGACGAGCTGGAACAACTGGTCAATCAGTGGCGGACCAATACCGCGGTCAGCGACAGCCCCTGGCGCAACTACCGCACGCTGGCGCTGCAGGTACTGGTGCTGGCCGCCCTGCTGCTGGCTGGCGTGGTGTTCTGGAACACCTACCTGCGCAAGCTGATCCACCAGCGCAGCGAAGCACAGCGCGCGCTGCAGGAACAACTGGCGCTCAGCCGCGGATTGCTCGAACAGCTGCGCCAGGCCAAGGACGATGCCGAACGGGCCAGCCGGGCGAAAAGCACCTTCCTGGCGGTCATGAGCCACGAGATCCGCACACCGATGAACGCCGTGATCGGCCTACTCGAGATGGCGCTGGAGGAAAGCCATCACGGCCATAGCGACAGCCAGGCGCTGGAGGCGGCGCATGGCTCGGCGATCGGCCTGCTCGATTTGATTGGCGATGTGCTCGACATCTCGCGTATCGAGTCCGGTCACATGACGCTGCAACCGGTGGCCTGCAACCTCGTCGAGCTGGTCCGCGCGACCCTGCGGGTCTTCGAAGGCAGCGCACGCCTCAAAGGGCTCGCATTGGCTGCGTTGCTGCCCGCCTCGCCCACTTGGCTGCTGGTCGACCCGCTGCGCTTCAAGCAGGTGCTGTCGAACCTGCTGAGCAACGCGATCAAGTTCACCGATCAAGGTCAGGTCGACGTGTCGCTGGCAATCGCCCCGATCGATGCCAGCCTGTTTCGGGTCACCCTGCAAATCAAGGACAGCGGCGTGGGTATCAGCAGTATTGACCAGACACGCCTGTTCACCACCTTTTCCCAAGTCGATGGCCGACAGGCACGCCAGGGCGCAGGCCTGGGCCTGGTAATCAGCCGCGAGCTATGCGAGCTGATGGGAGGTGAGTTGAACCTCAACAGCATCGAGGGCCTGGGAACCCAGGTCGAAGTGCATCTGAGCCTGCCCGGCGCCGCCCCTCCCGCCAGCGAGACCGTCGACAAGGCCCTGATCGATACCGTCGCAGGCCCCCTGCAGATCCTGGTGGTCGATGACTACCCTGCCAATCTGTTGTTGCTCGACAAGCAACTGCGTTCTCTGGGCCACCAAGTGACGCTTGCCGACCAGGGCGAGGCCGCGCTGACGCTCTGGCTGGACGGTCATTTCGACGTGGTCATCACCGACTGCAGCATGCCGGTCATGGATGGCCACGAGTTGGCCCGCCAGATTCGTATACGGGAGCGCGATGACGATCTGCCCGTGGTTCGTATCATCGGCGTGACCGCCAATGCCCAGGCTGAGGAGCGCCAACGCTGCCTGGACAGCGGCATGGACGAATGCCTGTTCAAACCGATCGGTCTGCAGGCACTCAAGGCCTGCCTGCCGCTAGCCGCCGAAACGCAACGCAGCAGCGGCTTCGACCTGATGCAACTGCGCCACCTCACCCAAGACGACAACCGTCTGGTCAAACGCCTGCTGGAGCAGCTGGCGCAAAGCAGTGCCGAGGACCTGCAGGCACTGCACGCGCTCGGTGCTAATCCACCAGCCAAGGCCCTTGCCCCGGTGGTCCACCGGGTCAAAGGCGGGGCCCGGATGCTCAAGGTCAGGGGGGTGAGGCACGATTGCGAGGCTCTGGAGCAGGCCATCGCCCAGGGGCAGCCAATTGAGCAGTTGCTCGCCCAGCTGCGGGCGAGCCTGCATACCCTGGAGCTCGAGTTACGCCAGAGCCTCAGTGCAATTGAAGGGTCGAATTGA
- a CDS encoding VOC family protein — MKIVVTSILVDDQAKAHAFYHHVLGFEPRHDIPMGKYRWLTLTSPNDPNGVELLLEPDAHPAAKTYKAALKQDGIPATSFGVRDIQAEYERLCKAGVQFTQAPTAMGPVTVAVFDDTCGNLIQIAQRH, encoded by the coding sequence ATGAAGATCGTAGTCACCAGCATCCTCGTTGACGATCAGGCCAAGGCCCATGCCTTCTACCACCATGTCCTGGGCTTCGAGCCCAGGCACGATATCCCCATGGGCAAGTATCGCTGGCTCACCCTCACCTCCCCCAACGATCCCAATGGCGTCGAGTTGTTGCTCGAGCCCGATGCCCATCCAGCGGCGAAGACCTACAAGGCCGCGCTCAAGCAGGACGGCATTCCCGCCACCTCGTTCGGCGTTCGCGATATCCAGGCCGAGTATGAACGACTGTGCAAGGCCGGCGTGCAGTTCACCCAAGCGCCCACGGCCATGGGCCCTGTCACCGTGGCTGTGTTCGACGACACCTGCGGCAACCTGATCCAGATCGCCCAGCGGCATTAG
- a CDS encoding DUF3144 domain-containing protein has translation MAQATDQAFYDRADAHVELANQQIEKLEDLGKVSASMTFAASRFNAWMAARSFKSAAEMAAAREELLKYFSEQYRMMLEDNLDEHIQHFDRYVLGKDS, from the coding sequence ATGGCACAAGCCACCGACCAAGCCTTCTACGACCGCGCCGATGCGCATGTGGAACTGGCCAACCAGCAGATCGAAAAGCTCGAAGACCTCGGCAAGGTCAGCGCTTCGATGACCTTCGCCGCCAGCCGCTTCAATGCCTGGATGGCGGCGCGCAGTTTCAAGTCCGCGGCGGAAATGGCCGCGGCGCGCGAGGAGTTGTTGAAGTATTTCAGCGAGCAGTACCGAATGATGCTTGAGGACAACCTCGACGAGCATATCCAGCACTTCGACCGCTATGTGCTGGGCAAGGACAGCTGA
- a CDS encoding DNA-binding protein: MARNGIDKASVQQARQALMARGENPSIDAVRIELGNTGSKTTIHRYLKELDRQPLELLGSQGALSEPLARLVEQLASQLHEEGQARIAAAEQAAQARCAAMQAELQLSQRDLAGALRQVEALTAALHAETQRFTTAQASLQTEQLRSASLSQAQGELQARLADKDGQLRASLEQRQQDQRRNETQVRQLQGQLQTLQQGTLARQDELTRLHRDNERLLAEHRQATAQGKLLDEQLQQRDAQVQGLRAILAQAQGANDEMRRQLAARAADSPTL; the protein is encoded by the coding sequence ATGGCCCGCAATGGTATCGACAAGGCTTCAGTACAGCAGGCACGGCAGGCGCTGATGGCCCGGGGGGAAAACCCCAGTATCGATGCGGTACGTATCGAATTGGGCAACACCGGCTCGAAGACCACCATCCATCGCTATCTCAAGGAGCTCGACCGACAACCGCTGGAGTTGCTCGGTAGCCAAGGCGCCTTGAGTGAACCGTTGGCGCGATTGGTCGAGCAACTGGCCAGCCAGCTGCACGAGGAAGGGCAGGCCCGGATCGCCGCCGCCGAGCAGGCGGCGCAGGCACGTTGTGCGGCTATGCAGGCCGAGCTGCAACTGAGCCAGCGCGACCTGGCCGGCGCGTTGCGCCAGGTCGAGGCCCTGACCGCCGCGTTGCACGCCGAAACCCAACGATTCACGACAGCCCAGGCCAGCCTGCAGACCGAACAGTTGCGCAGTGCCAGTCTCAGCCAGGCACAGGGCGAACTGCAGGCGCGCCTGGCCGACAAGGATGGGCAACTGCGCGCCAGCCTCGAGCAGCGCCAGCAGGATCAACGCCGCAACGAGACTCAGGTGCGCCAGTTGCAAGGCCAACTGCAGACCTTGCAGCAGGGTACGCTGGCGCGTCAGGACGAGCTGACCCGACTGCATCGCGACAACGAGCGCCTGCTCGCCGAGCATCGCCAGGCCACGGCCCAAGGTAAGCTGCTGGACGAGCAGCTGCAGCAACGAGACGCGCAGGTGCAGGGGCTTCGCGCCATCCTGGCCCAGGCCCAGGGCGCCAACGACGAGATGCGTCGGCAGTTGGCTGCCCGGGCCGCAGACTCACCGACCCTGTAG
- a CDS encoding methyl-accepting chemotaxis protein yields the protein MQTDACARKGTQVVQQAVEVIEQISCELNDAARTIDAVSKQSEVIGQIVLTIRGIADQTNLLALNAAIEAARAGEHGRGFAVVADEVRNLAARTSKATLEIVEVVRQNHDLSLTAVASMQSSLTRTGLGVELANEAGTVIMEIQQGSRHVVDAISQINSTLQLH from the coding sequence ATGCAGACCGATGCCTGCGCGCGCAAGGGTACCCAGGTGGTGCAGCAGGCGGTCGAGGTGATCGAGCAGATCTCCTGCGAACTCAATGACGCCGCCCGCACCATCGACGCGGTGAGCAAGCAGTCCGAGGTGATCGGGCAGATCGTCCTGACCATACGCGGTATCGCCGATCAGACCAACCTGTTGGCGCTGAACGCGGCCATCGAGGCGGCCCGGGCCGGCGAGCATGGCCGTGGTTTCGCCGTGGTCGCCGACGAGGTGCGCAATCTGGCGGCGCGGACCAGCAAGGCGACCCTGGAGATCGTCGAAGTGGTGCGGCAAAACCATGACCTGTCGCTGACCGCGGTGGCGAGCATGCAGTCGAGCCTGACCCGTACCGGTCTGGGCGTCGAGCTGGCCAACGAAGCCGGCACGGTGATCATGGAGATCCAGCAAGGCTCGCGGCATGTGGTGGACGCCATCAGCCAGATCAATTCGACCCTTCAATTGCACTGA
- a CDS encoding sterol desaturase family protein: MRILYAPCFFFGFIATAVWLIDLGADILWLLPLLGVAILLSFTCEALYPYKPAWSEAAGEGGRDGLHALVNEILNIASIAAIPLFAGWLPATSLWPSHWPVLGQLLLALPLADLGITLVHYASHRSALLWRLHAVHHSVTRLYGFNGLMKHPLHQMAEGLGGVLPLLLLGLPQDVAALLAFCIAVQLLLQHSNVDMRIGVLRHLFAWAPVHRLHHLKYGTLGDVNFALFFPVWDRLLGTALHLPGYGVGDEDMGIGDRPDYPQTYLAQLREPFRPAAKAQPPAAVPDSLRQALEHV; the protein is encoded by the coding sequence ATGCGCATCCTCTACGCACCGTGTTTCTTCTTCGGATTCATCGCCACCGCCGTGTGGCTGATCGATCTTGGCGCCGACATCCTCTGGCTGCTGCCTCTGCTCGGCGTGGCGATCCTGCTGTCGTTCACCTGCGAAGCGCTGTACCCCTACAAACCTGCCTGGAGCGAGGCAGCAGGCGAGGGCGGGCGCGATGGTCTGCACGCGCTGGTCAACGAAATCCTCAATATCGCCAGCATCGCCGCCATCCCGCTGTTCGCCGGCTGGCTGCCGGCCACAAGCCTGTGGCCCAGCCACTGGCCCGTGCTCGGGCAACTGTTGCTGGCGCTGCCCCTGGCCGACCTGGGCATCACCCTGGTGCATTACGCCAGCCATCGCAGCGCGTTGCTCTGGCGCCTGCACGCGGTGCATCACAGCGTGACCCGGCTGTACGGTTTCAATGGCTTGATGAAGCACCCGCTGCACCAGATGGCCGAGGGGTTGGGCGGCGTGCTGCCTTTGCTGCTACTGGGTTTGCCGCAGGATGTGGCGGCGTTGCTGGCGTTCTGCATCGCCGTCCAGCTGCTGTTGCAGCACAGCAATGTCGACATGCGCATCGGCGTTCTGCGCCATCTCTTTGCCTGGGCCCCCGTACACCGGCTGCACCACCTGAAGTACGGCACCCTGGGCGACGTCAATTTTGCGCTGTTCTTCCCGGTCTGGGATCGCTTGCTCGGCACTGCCCTTCACCTGCCGGGCTATGGGGTGGGCGATGAGGACATGGGCATCGGCGACCGTCCGGACTACCCGCAAACGTACCTTGCGCAACTGCGTGAGCCGTTTCGTCCAGCGGCCAAGGCGCAGCCGCCGGCAGCCGTGCCGGACAGCCTGCGTCAGGCGCTAGAGCACGTCTGA
- a CDS encoding MFS transporter, whose amino-acid sequence MAVLDSASTGSSAPQRGISREERKVIFASSLGTVFEWYDFYLYGSLAAIIAKHFFAGVNETTSFIFALLAFAAGFAVRPFGAIVFGRLGDMIGRKHTFLITIVIMGVSTAVVGLLPSYATIGVAAPVILITLRLLQGLALGGEYGGAATYVAEHAPKGKRGFFTAWIQTTATLGLFLSLLVILACRTAMGTEAFEDWGWRIPFLLSILLLAISVYIRLQLNESPVFMKMKAEGKASKAPLTESFARWDNLKVVIMALLGGTAGQAVVWYTGQFYALFFLLQTLKIDPQTANLLIAGSLLIGTPFFIVFGSLSDRIGRKKIIMAGCIIAALTYFPIFKALTEYGNPDVFVAQEQNPVVVVADPGQCAFQFDPVGKARFTSSCDIAKSLLAKRAIPYENEKAEPGSVAQIRIGERVIPSFEGTGLAAAELKTQADAFTATLTGALKEAGYPEKADPAKIHYPMVLLLLTILVIYVTMVYGPIAAWLVELFPARIRYTSMSLPYHIGNGWFGGFLPTVAFAMVAATGDIYYGLWYPIVIAVMTAVLGIFFLPETKDRDIHHT is encoded by the coding sequence ATGGCGGTCCTTGACAGCGCATCCACGGGCAGTAGCGCGCCCCAACGTGGCATTTCCCGGGAGGAGCGCAAGGTCATCTTCGCCTCTTCGCTGGGCACCGTGTTCGAGTGGTACGACTTCTACCTGTACGGCTCGCTGGCGGCAATCATCGCCAAGCACTTTTTTGCCGGGGTCAACGAAACCACTTCGTTCATCTTCGCCCTGCTGGCCTTCGCTGCCGGCTTTGCCGTGCGGCCGTTCGGCGCCATCGTGTTCGGCCGCCTGGGCGACATGATCGGGCGCAAGCACACCTTCCTCATCACCATCGTGATCATGGGCGTGTCCACCGCGGTGGTCGGGTTGCTGCCCAGCTATGCGACGATCGGCGTGGCCGCGCCAGTGATCCTCATCACCCTGCGACTGTTGCAGGGGCTGGCATTGGGCGGGGAGTACGGCGGCGCTGCCACCTATGTGGCCGAGCATGCGCCCAAGGGCAAGCGCGGGTTCTTCACCGCGTGGATCCAGACCACCGCCACCCTCGGGCTGTTCCTGTCGCTGCTGGTGATCCTGGCCTGCCGTACCGCCATGGGCACCGAGGCGTTCGAGGATTGGGGCTGGCGGATACCGTTCCTGCTGTCGATCCTGCTGCTGGCGATTTCGGTGTACATCCGCCTGCAGCTCAACGAGTCGCCGGTGTTCATGAAGATGAAGGCCGAGGGCAAGGCGTCGAAGGCGCCGCTGACCGAATCGTTCGCCCGTTGGGACAACCTCAAGGTGGTGATCATGGCACTGCTCGGCGGCACCGCCGGCCAGGCGGTGGTGTGGTACACCGGGCAGTTCTACGCGCTGTTCTTCCTGCTGCAGACACTGAAGATCGACCCGCAGACCGCCAACTTGCTGATCGCAGGTTCCCTGCTGATCGGCACACCGTTCTTCATCGTCTTCGGCAGCCTGTCGGACCGCATCGGGCGCAAGAAGATCATCATGGCCGGTTGCATCATTGCCGCGCTGACCTATTTCCCGATCTTCAAGGCGCTGACCGAGTACGGCAACCCGGATGTGTTCGTCGCCCAGGAGCAAAACCCGGTCGTGGTGGTGGCCGATCCCGGGCAGTGCGCCTTCCAGTTCGACCCGGTGGGCAAGGCCCGCTTCACCAGTTCCTGCGACATCGCCAAGAGCCTGCTGGCCAAGCGGGCGATCCCGTACGAGAACGAAAAGGCCGAGCCTGGCAGCGTGGCGCAGATCCGTATCGGCGAGCGCGTGATCCCGAGTTTCGAGGGGACCGGCCTGGCCGCGGCTGAACTGAAGACGCAGGCCGACGCCTTCACCGCCACCCTGACCGGTGCCCTGAAAGAGGCCGGTTATCCCGAGAAGGCCGACCCTGCGAAGATCCATTACCCGATGGTGTTGCTGCTGCTGACCATCCTGGTGATCTACGTGACCATGGTCTACGGGCCGATCGCCGCCTGGCTGGTGGAGCTGTTCCCGGCGCGGATCCGCTACACCTCGATGTCGCTGCCGTACCACATCGGCAACGGCTGGTTCGGTGGCTTCCTGCCGACGGTGGCCTTCGCCATGGTGGCGGCGACCGGGGACATCTACTACGGGCTGTGGTACCCGATCGTCATTGCGGTGATGACCGCGGTGCTGGGCATCTTCTTCCTGCCTGAGACCAAGGATCGGGATATCCATCACACCTGA
- a CDS encoding LysE family translocator, which produces MSLHDWFGFVVVSMVVTLSPGPGVIMALSNSLSHGPRRAMLGSLGNALGLLVVSTATSAGLGVLLQTSASAFLLLKVVGASYLIYLGVKQWKSRSSAFDQLEQPVKALVSNRRLMLNGVTVALTNPKAILFFAAFLPQFMGTGSGAHGQLGLLVGTFALCSVLSHAFYVTLAQVLKCKLAAPSRARLMNRLFGVSFMTLGASLFTVQAKTA; this is translated from the coding sequence ATGTCGCTGCACGATTGGTTCGGATTTGTCGTTGTCTCGATGGTGGTGACCTTGTCGCCAGGCCCGGGTGTCATCATGGCGTTGTCCAACTCGCTGTCGCACGGGCCGCGGCGGGCGATGCTCGGCTCGCTGGGCAACGCGCTCGGGCTGCTGGTGGTGTCCACCGCCACCAGTGCGGGCCTCGGGGTATTGCTGCAGACTTCGGCCAGCGCTTTCCTGCTGCTCAAGGTGGTGGGCGCGAGCTACCTGATCTACCTCGGCGTCAAACAGTGGAAAAGCCGCAGCAGCGCCTTTGACCAGCTAGAGCAACCGGTCAAGGCCCTGGTCAGCAACCGCCGGCTGATGCTCAACGGCGTGACGGTGGCGTTGACCAACCCGAAAGCCATCCTGTTCTTCGCCGCTTTCCTGCCGCAGTTCATGGGCACGGGCAGCGGTGCCCATGGCCAGCTCGGCCTGCTGGTAGGCACCTTCGCCCTGTGCTCGGTCCTGTCCCATGCCTTCTATGTCACCCTGGCCCAGGTCCTGAAGTGCAAGCTGGCGGCACCGAGCCGCGCTCGCCTGATGAATCGCCTGTTCGGCGTGTCGTTCATGACGCTGGGGGCCAGCCTGTTCACCGTTCAGGCCAAGACCGCCTGA
- a CDS encoding formate/nitrite transporter family protein gives MSVNTPSRITELVIEAGTRKAHLPTRATLILGFLAGAFISLGFLLAIHVSTMIPPQWASFGTLLGAAVFPIGLILVILAGGELLTGNMMSLPLAMFAGRIRLRAVARNWTLVTLANLLGALFVAYCFGHLLGLTEGAYLGKTLAGATSKVSADFLHAFVSGIGCNWLVCLAVWLSYASREMSGKILGIWFPIMAFVAIGFQHVVANMFLIPAAIFAGYLSWGQLAENLVAVFLGNAVGGAIFVGLAYYVSFGVPAQEQGALH, from the coding sequence ATGTCTGTGAATACCCCCTCCCGGATCACCGAGCTGGTCATCGAAGCCGGCACCCGCAAAGCCCACCTGCCCACCCGCGCCACCTTGATCCTCGGCTTCCTGGCCGGCGCGTTCATTTCCCTGGGCTTTCTGCTGGCGATCCACGTCAGCACCATGATTCCCCCGCAGTGGGCCTCGTTCGGCACGCTGCTCGGCGCCGCGGTGTTTCCCATCGGCCTGATCCTGGTGATCCTGGCCGGTGGCGAACTGCTCACCGGCAACATGATGAGCCTACCCTTGGCAATGTTCGCCGGGCGCATCCGCCTGCGGGCGGTGGCGCGCAACTGGACCCTGGTGACCCTCGCCAACCTGCTGGGCGCGCTGTTCGTCGCCTACTGCTTCGGCCATCTGCTGGGGCTGACCGAAGGCGCGTATCTGGGCAAGACCCTGGCTGGCGCCACCAGCAAGGTCAGCGCCGATTTCCTGCACGCGTTCGTCTCCGGTATCGGCTGCAACTGGCTGGTATGCCTGGCGGTATGGCTGTCCTACGCCAGCCGCGAGATGAGCGGCAAGATCCTCGGCATCTGGTTCCCGATCATGGCCTTCGTCGCCATCGGCTTCCAGCACGTGGTGGCCAACATGTTCCTGATCCCGGCGGCGATCTTCGCCGGCTACCTGAGCTGGGGGCAGTTGGCGGAGAACCTGGTGGCGGTGTTCCTGGGCAACGCCGTGGGTGGGGCGATCTTTGTCGGCCTGGCCTACTACGTGTCGTTCGGCGTGCCTGCGCAGGAACAAGGCGCATTGCACTGA